A portion of the Macaca mulatta isolate MMU2019108-1 chromosome 4, T2T-MMU8v2.0, whole genome shotgun sequence genome contains these proteins:
- the GPX5 gene encoding epididymal secretory glutathione peroxidase precursor (The RefSeq protein has 2 substitutions compared to this genomic sequence), translating to MTTQLRVVHLLPLLLACFVQTSPKQETMKMDCHKDEKGTIYDYEAIALNKNEYVPFKQYVGKHILFVNVATYCGLTAQYPELNALQEELKPYGLVVLGFPCNQFGKQEPGDNKEILPGLKYVRPGGGFVPNFQLFEKGDVNGEKEQKVFSFLKHSCPHPSEILGTFKSISWDPVKVHDIRWNFEKFLVGPDGIPVMRWSHRATVSSVKTDILAYLKQFKTK from the exons ATGACTACACAGTTAAGGGTCATCCatctgcttccccttctcctAGCCTGCTTTGTGCAAACAAGTCCCAAGCAGGAGACGATGAAG atGGATTgtcacaaagatgagaaaggcACCATCTATGACTATGAGGCCATCGCACTTAATAAGAACGAATATGTTCCCTTCAAGCAGTATGTGGGCAAGCACATCCTCTTTGTCAACGTGGCCACCTACTGTGGTCTGACAGCGCAATATCCTG AACTAAATGCACTCCAGGAGGAGCTGAAGCCCTATGGTCTAGTTGTGCTGGGCTTTCCCTGCAACCAATTTGGAAAGCAAGAACCAGGAGATAACAAAGAGAttctttctgggctcaa GTATGTCCGTCCAGGGGGAGGATTTGTACCTAATTTCCAGCTTTTTGAGAAAGGGGATGTGAAtggtgaaaaagaacagaaagtctTCAGCTTCTTGAAG CACTCCTGTCCTCATCCCTCTGAGATTTTGGGCACATTCAAATCTATATCCTGGGACCCTGTAAAGGTCCATGACATCCGCTGGAACTTTGAAAAGTTCCTGGTGGGGCCTGATGGAATCCCTGTCATGCGCTGGTCCCACCGGGCTACCGTCAGCTCAGTCAAGACAGACATCCTGGCGTACTTGAAGCAATTCAAAACCAAATAG
- the GPX5 gene encoding epididymal secretory glutathione peroxidase isoform X1 produces MTTQLRVIHLLPLLLACFVQTSPKQETMKMDCHKDEKGTIYDYEAIALNKNEYVPFKQYVGKHILFVNVATYCGLTAQYPGMSVQGEDLYLISSFLRKGM; encoded by the exons ATGACTACACAGTTAAGGGTCATCCatctgcttccccttctcctAGCCTGCTTTGTGCAAACAAGTCCCAAGCAGGAGACGATGAAG atGGATTgtcacaaagatgagaaaggcACCATCTATGACTATGAGGCCATCGCACTTAATAAGAACGAATATGTTCCCTTCAAGCAGTATGTGGGCAAGCACATCCTCTTTGTCAACGTGGCCACCTACTGTGGTCTGACAGCGCAATATCCTG GTATGTCCGTCCAGGGGGAGGATTTGTACCTAATTTCCAGCTTTTTGAGAAAGGGGATGTGA